A part of Corynebacterium lactis RW2-5 genomic DNA contains:
- a CDS encoding CPBP family intramembrane glutamic endopeptidase, with amino-acid sequence MTDASEKSVTPVETQAGQVGDSGQKKRQWVQHPLMRLLYFFVLFALFTLILRLPLPTMEPGPDGQPTQTENSIGMIPVLIAVVLAYYLTVRIAEKRPVTELTRGAVVGAVVGLVVGAVLFSVIVGFIWILGGISFDGTGYPEDWPNVLVQIAVFAGIFEEIVTRGVLFRLAEELIGSWGAVILSGALFGLAHAGNTNATLLSVVSIAASAGLLFPIVYMLTRNLWICIGIHVAWNAVQGIVYGIPVSGNESSGLLVTHATGPELISGGAFGVEASIIVPIVLIIVSVILGRQARKTGNVVAPYWRRGATFGTAARLRA; translated from the coding sequence ATGACAGACGCTTCCGAGAAATCTGTAACCCCGGTGGAAACTCAGGCAGGGCAAGTCGGAGACTCTGGGCAGAAAAAGCGCCAATGGGTACAGCACCCGCTTATGCGGTTGCTGTACTTTTTTGTACTTTTTGCGCTGTTCACGCTGATATTGCGCTTACCGCTGCCAACAATGGAACCGGGCCCAGACGGACAGCCGACGCAGACGGAAAACAGCATTGGCATGATTCCGGTTCTCATCGCTGTAGTACTCGCCTACTACCTCACAGTTCGAATTGCGGAGAAGCGGCCCGTCACCGAGCTGACCCGTGGGGCTGTCGTCGGCGCGGTAGTTGGCCTAGTTGTGGGTGCCGTCCTGTTTAGCGTCATCGTCGGCTTCATCTGGATTCTCGGCGGAATCTCCTTCGATGGAACGGGATACCCTGAAGACTGGCCAAACGTTTTGGTCCAGATTGCTGTCTTTGCGGGAATTTTCGAAGAGATCGTCACCCGCGGCGTGCTCTTCCGGCTCGCGGAGGAGCTGATTGGCTCCTGGGGCGCGGTAATCCTCAGCGGCGCGCTATTCGGCCTCGCCCACGCCGGTAACACCAACGCGACGTTGCTGAGTGTGGTCTCTATCGCGGCCTCCGCGGGGTTGCTCTTCCCCATCGTCTATATGCTCACGCGCAACCTGTGGATCTGCATCGGCATCCACGTCGCATGGAATGCCGTGCAGGGAATCGTCTACGGAATCCCAGTGTCCGGAAACGAAAGTTCCGGCCTGCTCGTCACGCATGCGACGGGGCCGGAACTCATCTCTGGCGGTGCCTTCGGCGTCGAGGCCAGCATTATCGTGCCGATTGTGCTTATCATCGTTTCTGTCATCCTGGGACGACAAGCCCGGAAAACCGGCAACGTAGTGGCGCCGTATTGGCGCCGCGGGGCTACTTTCGGAACCGCTGCTCGACTTCGTGCTTAG
- a CDS encoding hemolysin family protein: protein MLVSALIVLIVFLLLVLANAIFVAVEFSYLTVNRNDVQRAAESGSRSAQLVDRALSRTSTNLSGAQLGITVTSLVAGFLTGPSLGVLLGAAFGATGASPALLTAAGTTGAFIIATFTQMVFGELVPKNWAIAQPQRVANLVVRPQNLFMIGFGWLVWLLNGSANWILKKLGFETEEEVASARTAEELRAVVTRSGDEGTIDPHTAELVARSIEFGNRTAADVMTPRPQVIFVSDQSVSDMLAIVAESGHARFPVMGDGVDDIRGVIHYTDLLSVEFDKRASTPAASLAKEVLVVNDSTTLDPLMRRLRENVHQFAVVVDEYGGTDGIVTLEDLVEEIIGEIDDEQDDRSKLFSRLGSDTVIISGLMRPDELGDILDLILPEGEESDTIGGFITEQLDRMPRFGDTVTVEATDHENKDDQDLPTVARVVFRVERMARHRVGRIRVHVDRQEV from the coding sequence GTGCTAGTTTCGGCCCTCATCGTCCTCATCGTATTTCTTCTCCTTGTACTGGCTAACGCCATCTTCGTTGCAGTCGAGTTTTCCTATCTGACTGTTAACCGCAATGACGTCCAGCGGGCCGCCGAATCCGGCTCGCGCTCGGCACAGCTGGTTGACCGCGCACTATCGCGCACATCCACGAACCTCTCTGGGGCGCAGCTGGGTATCACCGTCACCAGCCTGGTTGCGGGTTTTCTCACGGGGCCATCACTCGGTGTCCTCCTCGGTGCCGCATTCGGCGCGACGGGCGCATCCCCTGCACTCCTCACCGCGGCCGGCACAACAGGCGCATTCATCATCGCGACCTTTACCCAGATGGTATTCGGCGAATTGGTGCCCAAGAACTGGGCGATCGCCCAGCCACAGCGCGTCGCTAACCTGGTCGTACGCCCGCAGAACCTGTTTATGATCGGTTTCGGCTGGCTCGTGTGGCTTCTTAACGGTTCAGCAAACTGGATTCTGAAGAAGTTGGGCTTCGAGACCGAGGAGGAAGTCGCCAGCGCGCGTACGGCCGAGGAACTCCGCGCCGTTGTCACGCGATCTGGCGATGAGGGCACTATCGATCCACACACGGCCGAGCTGGTGGCCCGCTCGATTGAGTTCGGCAACCGAACCGCGGCGGATGTCATGACTCCCCGACCACAGGTGATTTTCGTCTCTGACCAGTCTGTTTCCGATATGTTGGCGATCGTCGCGGAGTCCGGGCATGCGCGTTTTCCCGTGATGGGTGACGGCGTCGACGACATCCGCGGCGTCATCCACTACACGGATTTGCTCTCTGTGGAGTTCGACAAGCGCGCCTCAACACCAGCAGCGAGCCTCGCCAAGGAGGTACTCGTGGTCAATGACTCGACCACGCTCGATCCGCTTATGCGGCGCCTGCGCGAAAACGTGCACCAATTCGCCGTGGTCGTCGACGAATACGGCGGAACCGACGGCATTGTCACACTCGAAGACCTGGTCGAGGAAATCATCGGCGAGATTGACGACGAGCAGGATGACCGTTCCAAGCTCTTCTCGCGACTAGGCTCGGATACCGTTATTATCTCCGGCCTGATGCGCCCTGACGAACTGGGTGACATCCTAGACCTGATCCTGCCGGAGGGCGAAGAATCCGACACCATCGGCGGCTTCATCACCGAACAGCTCGACCGAATGCCGCGCTTTGGAGATACGGTCACAGTCGAAGCGACCGATCACGAAAACAAGGACGACCAGGACCTGCCCACCGTGGCTCGAGTCGTCTTCCGAGTCGAGCGTATGGCCCGACACCGTGTCGGCCGGATCCGCGTTCACGTCGACAGGCAGGAGGTCTAA
- a CDS encoding polyprenol monophosphomannose synthase, producing MTALNESTLVVIPTFNERENLPGVIARLRAAEPKVHILVVDDSSPDGTGELADEIAAADTADNGGEEHIFVMHREGKGGLWGAYRAGFAWGLERNYQVLCEMDADGSHAPEQFHLLLEKLEAGADLVIGSRYVPGGKTVNWPMTRQILSRGGNIYISLALGAGISDITAGYRAYRREVLETLDLENIGKAAYLFQTELAWEAVQAGFAVEEVPITFTEREHGESKMDSSFVKQSLLQVTKWGAKHRANQVKDIATEFGRLAKHEVEQRFRK from the coding sequence GTGACTGCCCTGAACGAGTCCACGCTGGTTGTCATCCCGACCTTCAACGAGCGGGAGAACCTCCCCGGCGTCATCGCGCGACTGCGCGCCGCCGAGCCGAAGGTTCACATCTTGGTGGTAGACGATTCCTCGCCGGACGGCACGGGCGAGCTCGCCGATGAAATCGCGGCGGCCGACACCGCAGATAACGGTGGGGAAGAGCACATCTTTGTCATGCACCGCGAAGGCAAGGGCGGCCTGTGGGGCGCCTACCGCGCGGGCTTCGCATGGGGTCTCGAACGCAACTATCAGGTACTCTGCGAGATGGATGCCGACGGCTCCCACGCGCCTGAGCAGTTCCACCTACTCCTGGAAAAGCTGGAGGCCGGCGCCGACCTGGTGATTGGCTCTCGCTACGTTCCGGGTGGAAAGACCGTCAACTGGCCGATGACCCGCCAGATTCTTTCGCGCGGCGGCAATATCTACATCTCGCTGGCGCTCGGCGCGGGTATCTCCGACATCACCGCTGGCTACCGCGCTTACCGACGTGAAGTGCTGGAAACCCTCGATCTGGAGAATATCGGCAAGGCTGCTTACCTTTTCCAGACCGAGCTTGCTTGGGAGGCGGTCCAGGCCGGTTTCGCGGTCGAGGAGGTTCCGATTACCTTCACAGAGCGCGAGCATGGCGAGTCCAAGATGGACAGCAGCTTCGTCAAGCAGTCACTGCTGCAGGTTACGAAGTGGGGTGCGAAGCACCGCGCTAACCAGGTCAAGGATATCGCCACGGAGTTCGGCCGACTGGCTAAGCACGAAGTCGAGCAGCGGTTCCGAAAGTAG
- a CDS encoding hemolysin family protein: MSTPTSLIALLVLLALNAYFVAAEFAMVSARRDQVEPEAVDGSVGAKYALRGIENVSISLAATQLGITACSLLIGAVGEPAIAHLFEPYVVELGLPEGAAHVVALAFALLIVTFLHMVVGEMVPKNIAISSPTPTAKFVAIPLHFTVLLLRPVIWAMNTTANFVVRKVFGATPKDEVDSSFTSSQVQDFVAESGRQGLLDNDELALLHKALGFEHLTAADVVMRPESLVTVAPSATVAEVEALCASTQFSRFPVLSGPLPDGLQGYIHVKDLLSLADDARDRPIPAELVREPAIVRADEKLQKVVRIMQREQAHFALVTGMGEGSGVGSGAGTGASAESSEDKKNAVAVLGIIALEDVLEELVGEVREATA; encoded by the coding sequence ATGTCCACTCCAACATCACTCATCGCCCTCCTTGTCCTGCTTGCCCTGAACGCCTACTTTGTCGCAGCGGAGTTCGCGATGGTCTCGGCACGCCGCGACCAGGTCGAACCCGAGGCCGTCGACGGCTCGGTCGGTGCCAAGTACGCACTGCGCGGCATCGAAAACGTATCCATCTCTCTGGCCGCTACGCAATTGGGCATCACCGCCTGTTCCCTCCTAATCGGCGCGGTCGGCGAACCCGCCATTGCCCACCTCTTCGAACCCTACGTCGTCGAGCTAGGGCTCCCAGAGGGCGCGGCCCACGTCGTTGCGCTAGCGTTCGCCCTGCTCATCGTAACCTTCCTTCATATGGTTGTCGGGGAGATGGTGCCGAAGAACATCGCAATCTCCTCACCCACTCCCACCGCGAAGTTCGTGGCTATCCCCCTGCACTTCACAGTGCTTTTGCTGCGCCCGGTGATCTGGGCGATGAACACCACCGCGAATTTCGTGGTGCGCAAGGTATTCGGCGCCACGCCAAAGGACGAGGTCGATTCCTCCTTCACCTCTAGCCAGGTCCAGGACTTCGTCGCCGAGTCCGGCCGCCAGGGCCTACTCGACAACGACGAACTCGCCCTGCTCCACAAAGCCCTCGGCTTCGAGCACCTCACCGCCGCCGACGTGGTTATGCGGCCGGAGTCGCTTGTCACTGTCGCCCCCTCCGCGACCGTGGCCGAGGTCGAGGCTCTGTGCGCCTCCACCCAGTTCTCCCGCTTCCCCGTCCTGTCCGGCCCACTTCCCGACGGCCTGCAGGGCTACATCCACGTCAAGGATCTTCTCTCGCTTGCCGACGACGCCCGCGACCGACCAATCCCAGCCGAGCTCGTGCGCGAACCGGCCATCGTCCGGGCCGATGAAAAACTGCAAAAGGTAGTTCGCATCATGCAGCGCGAGCAGGCCCACTTTGCCCTGGTCACGGGAATGGGCGAGGGCTCTGGCGTGGGATCAGGCGCGGGCACCGGGGCCAGTGCGGAGTCGAGTGAAGACAAGAAAAACGCGGTTGCCGTGCTCGGCATCATCGCGTTGGAAGACGTGCTCGAAGAACTCGTCGGCGAAGTCCGAGAGGCAACCGCGTAA
- a CDS encoding RNA polymerase-binding protein RbpA, translating to MADRVLRGSRMGAVSYETDRDHDLAPRMMVKYQTESGEVFEVPFADDAELPGEWLCKNGQVGKLIEGEGTEAKPVKPPRTHWDMLRERRSIDELDVLLEERVELLRKRRRNAARLLKAQKEAEEAEAAQNA from the coding sequence ATGGCAGATCGAGTTCTTCGTGGCAGCCGCATGGGTGCCGTTTCTTACGAGACGGATCGCGATCACGACCTCGCACCACGAATGATGGTGAAGTACCAGACTGAAAGCGGTGAGGTCTTCGAGGTTCCGTTCGCGGACGACGCGGAGCTTCCCGGCGAGTGGCTGTGCAAAAACGGCCAGGTTGGCAAGCTCATCGAGGGCGAAGGTACCGAGGCGAAGCCGGTCAAGCCGCCGCGTACCCACTGGGATATGCTGCGCGAGCGCCGTTCGATCGATGAGCTCGATGTTCTCCTCGAAGAGCGCGTTGAGCTGCTACGCAAGCGCCGTCGTAACGCAGCCCGTCTGCTAAAGGCCCAGAAGGAAGCAGAAGAGGCCGAGGCAGCTCAGAACGCCTAA
- the tpx gene encoding thiol peroxidase, with protein MAQTAFQSNPVNVSGELPAVGQKLPNFEVTAGDLSTKSNSDFEGKKIVFNIFPSVDTGVCAASVRHFNEDAASLDNTVVLNVSRDLPFALGRFCAAEGIENVEAASDFRHGFGEAFGVVQEDGPLAGLLARAVVVADEQGNVVYTQLVDEITTEPDYEAALAAVK; from the coding sequence ATGGCACAAACAGCATTTCAGTCGAATCCAGTAAATGTCTCCGGCGAGCTGCCGGCAGTGGGGCAGAAGCTCCCGAACTTTGAGGTCACCGCTGGCGACCTCTCCACGAAGTCGAACAGCGACTTCGAAGGAAAGAAAATCGTATTTAACATCTTCCCGTCGGTGGACACGGGTGTCTGCGCCGCCTCCGTTCGCCACTTCAACGAGGATGCCGCGAGCCTCGACAACACCGTCGTGCTCAACGTCTCCCGCGATCTGCCTTTTGCCCTGGGCCGCTTTTGCGCCGCAGAGGGCATTGAGAACGTAGAGGCAGCCTCCGACTTCCGCCACGGCTTCGGCGAGGCCTTCGGCGTGGTTCAGGAGGACGGCCCGCTGGCAGGCCTGCTGGCCCGCGCTGTGGTCGTCGCCGACGAGCAGGGCAATGTTGTCTACACCCAGCTTGTCGACGAAATCACCACCGAGCCCGACTACGAGGCCGCGCTCGCAGCTGTGAAGTAA
- a CDS encoding YceI family protein, producing the protein MNSGARKSVITLIAVAVVALAIVIVGPVLYRVFTHEGVRTGDFDAEQLKPASTSAEGDWKIIGGDDSKNTSVGFTFNEVLPGSRRTTSASTHNVTGDMTVKGKNLEEATIVVDMATLNSDIEVRDVNVRNKILNVDQYPEAKFELTKPLDISSIPDSGKRVPIEIPGRLTIRGVSNDVTVPMQAARTDDLVLLSGNLKINREDYNVLSPEFVAAKIADEGELNLRIVARKQQ; encoded by the coding sequence ATGAATTCTGGCGCCCGGAAATCCGTCATAACGCTAATCGCTGTTGCAGTCGTTGCACTCGCTATCGTCATCGTCGGCCCGGTTTTGTACCGGGTTTTTACACACGAAGGTGTTCGCACCGGTGATTTCGATGCGGAGCAGCTAAAGCCGGCGTCAACCTCGGCGGAGGGCGATTGGAAAATTATCGGCGGGGATGACTCGAAGAATACTTCGGTGGGGTTCACCTTCAACGAGGTTCTTCCGGGCAGCCGCCGCACAACTTCCGCATCGACCCACAATGTCACGGGTGATATGACTGTCAAGGGCAAAAACCTCGAAGAGGCAACGATTGTAGTTGACATGGCAACACTCAATAGTGATATTGAGGTACGCGATGTCAACGTGCGCAACAAGATCCTCAACGTCGACCAGTATCCCGAGGCCAAATTCGAACTAACCAAGCCTCTGGACATTTCGAGCATCCCAGACTCAGGCAAGCGAGTTCCAATCGAGATTCCCGGACGGCTGACCATCCGCGGCGTAAGCAACGACGTCACCGTGCCAATGCAGGCAGCGCGCACGGATGACCTAGTCTTGCTGTCGGGCAATCTGAAGATTAACCGCGAGGACTACAACGTGCTTTCCCCAGAGTTCGTTGCCGCGAAGATTGCCGACGAGGGCGAGTTAAACCTGCGAATCGTCGCACGAAAGCAGCAGTAA